A section of the Lathamus discolor isolate bLatDis1 chromosome 6, bLatDis1.hap1, whole genome shotgun sequence genome encodes:
- the RPS6KA5 gene encoding ribosomal protein S6 kinase alpha-5 isoform X2, translating to MLHGPNTCAFVISKNERAYSFCGTIEYMAPDIVRGGDTGHDKAVDWWSVGVLMYELLTGASPFTVDGEKNSQAEISRRILKSEPPYPQEMSALSKDIIQRLLMKDPKKRLGCGPTDADEIKQHPFFQNMNWDDLAAKKVPAPFKPVIRDELDVSNFAEEFTEMDPTYSPAATPQTSERIFQGYSFVAPSILFKRNAATVDPLQFYAGDERPGTTTIARSAMMKDSPFYHHYELDLKEKPLGEGSFSICRKCLHKKTTQEYAVKIISKRMEANTQREITALKLCEGHPNVVKLHEVFQDQLHTFLVMELLKGGELLERIQKKKHFSETEASHIMRRLVSAVSHMHDVGVVHRDLKPENLLFTDETDNSEIKIIDFGFARLKPPDNQPLKTPCFTLHYAAPELLNHNGYDESCDLWSLGVILYTMLSGQVPFQSQDKSLTCTSALEIMKKIKKGEFSFEGEAWKNVSEEAKELIQGLLTVDPNKRIKMSSLRYNEWLQDGSQLSSNPLMTPDNLGSSGAAVHTYVKATFHAFNKYKREGFCLQNVDKAPLAKRRKMKKTSTSTETRSSSSESSHSSSSHSHGKTTPTKTLQPTNPTDSNNPETIFQFSD from the exons GCTGTTGATTGGTGGAGTGTTGGTGTTCTTATGTATGAATTATTAACTGGAGCATCACCATTTACAGTTGATGGAGAGAAGAATTCTCAAGCAGAGATTTCTAG GAGAATATTAAAAAGTGAGCCACCTTATCCGCAAGAAATGAGTGCGCTGTCAAAGGATATAATTCAGCGTCTTTTGATGAAAGACCCCAAGAAGAGACTAGGTTGTGGTCCCACTGATGCTGATGAGATCAAACAACATCCCTTTTTCCag AATATGAATTGGGATGATTTAGCTGCCAAAAAAGTACCAGCTCCATTTAAACCGGTAATCAGAGACGAGCTGGATGTCAGTAATTTTGCAGAAGAGTTTACAGAAATGGATCCAACATATTCTCCTGCAGCAACCCCTCAGACTTCAGAAAGAATATTTCAG GGGTATTCTTTCGTTGCACCGTCTATTTTGTTTAAGCGCAATGCAGCTACAGTAGATCCTCTTCAGTTTTATGCTGGGGATGAGCGTCCTGGAACTACAACTATTGCCAGAAGTGCTATGATGAAG GACTCTCCATTTTATCATCATTATGAACTGgatctgaaagaaaaaccaCTGGGAGAAGGAAGTTTTTCCATTTGTCGAAAGTGCTTACACAAGAAAACTACCCAAGAGTatgcagtaaaaataattaGCAAAAG AATGGAAGCCAACACCCAGAGAGAAATAACAGCTCTGAAACTCTGCGAAGGACACCCGAATGTAGTGAAGTTACATGAAGTTTTTCAGGACCAG CTTCACACATTTCTAGTAATGGAATTGCTGAAGGGAGGAGAATTGCTTGAGCgtattcagaaaaagaaacatttcagtgaGACTGAAGCAAGTCATATTATGCGCAGACTTGTTTCAGCAGTGAGCCATATGCACGATGTAGGAGTAGTCCATAGAGATCTGAAACCCGAG AATTTGTTGTTTACGGATGAAACtgataattcagaaataaaaataattgactTTGGCTTTGCTCGTTTAAAACCACCTGATAATCAGCCTCTTAAGACTCCATGTTTTACTCTTCATTATGCTGCCCCAGAGCTCTTGAATCACAACGGTTATGATGAGTCCTGTGATCTGTGGAGTTTGGGGGTCATTTTG TATACAATGCTATCAGGACAGGTACCATTTCAGTCTCAAGACAAAAGTTTAACATGTACCAGTGCGTTggaaattatgaagaaaattaaaaagggagAATTTTCCTTTGAAGGAGAAGCttggaaaaatgtttctgaagaggCTAAAGAGCTAATTCAAG GACTTCTAACAGTGGAtccaaacaaaagaataaaaatgtccAGCCTGAGATACAACGAATGGCTTCAGGATGGCAGCCAGCTGTCGTCCAACCCTCTAATGACTCCTGATAACTTAGGCTCCTCAGGAGCTGCAGTGCACACATATGTCAAAGCCACTTTTCAT gcCTTTAACAAGTACAAAAGGGAAGGATTTTGTCTTCAGAATGTTGACAAGGCACCTCttgcaaagagaaggaaaatgaaaaaaacaagtacAAGCACAGAGACACGTAGCAGCTCCAGTGAAAGTTCACATTCTTCTTCCTCTCATTCTCATGGTAAAACTACACCTACAAAGACACTGCAGCCAACAAACCCCACAGACAGCAATAACCCAGAAACCATCTTCCAGTTCTCtgactga